Proteins encoded in a region of the Capra hircus breed San Clemente chromosome 3, ASM170441v1, whole genome shotgun sequence genome:
- the PRPF3 gene encoding U4/U6 small nuclear ribonucleoprotein Prp3 isoform X2: MALSKRELDELKPWIEKTVKRVLGFSEPTVVTAALNCVGKGMDKKKAADHLKPFLDDSTLRFVDKLFEAVEEGRSSRHSKSSSDRSRKRELKEVFGDDSEISKESSGVKKRRIPRFEEVEEEPEVIPGPPSESPGMLTKLQIKQMMEAATRQIEERKKQLSFISPPTPQPKTPSSSQPERLPIGNTIQPSQAATFMNDAIEKARKAAELQARIQAQLALKPGLIGNANMVGLANLHAMGIAPPKVELKDQTKPTPLILDEQGRTVDATGKEIELTHRMPTLKANIRAVKREQFKQQLKEKPSEDMESNTFFDPRVSIAPSQRQRRTFKFHDKGKFEKIAQRLRTKAQLEKLQAEISQAARKTGIHTSTRLALIAPKKELKEGDIPEIEWWDSYIIPNGFDLTEENPKREDYFGITNLVEHPAQLNPPVDNDTPVTLGVYLTKKEQKKLRRQTRREAQKELQEKVRLGLMPPPEPKVRISNLMRVLGTEAVQDPTKVEAHVRAQMAKRQKAHEEANAARKLTAEQRKVKKIKKLKEDISQGVHISVYRVRNLSNPAKKFKIEANAGQLYLTGVVVLHKDVNVVVVEGGPKAQKKFKRLMLHRIKWDEQTSNTKGDDDEESDEEAVKKTNKCVLVWEGTAKDRSFGEMKFKQCPTENMAREHFKKHGAEHYWDLALSESVLESTD; encoded by the exons ATGGCGCTATCTAAGAGGGAGCTGGATGAACTGAAACCATGGATAGAGAAGACAGTGAAGAGGGTGCTGGGTTTCTCAGAGCCCACAGTGGTCACAGCAGCACTGAACTGTGTGGGGAAGGGCATGGACAAGAAGAAAGCAGCTG ACCATCTGAAACCTTTTCTTGATGATTCTACTCTCCGATTTGTGGACAAACTGTTTGAAGCTGTGGAGGAAGGCCGAAGCTCTAGGCATTCCAAGTCCAGCAGTGACCGGAGCAGGAAACGAGAGCTAAAG GAAGTGTTTGGTGATGACTCTGAGATCTCCAAGGAATCATCAGGAGTAAAGAAGCGACGGATACCTCGTTTTGAGGAGGTAGAAGAGGAGCCAGAAGTGATCCCTGGGCCTCCCTCagagagtcctggcatgctgaCTAAGCTCCAG ATCAAACAGATGATGGAAGCAGCAACACGGCAAAttgaggaaaggaaaaagcaacTGAGCTTCATTAGCCCCCCTACACCTCAG CCAAAGACTCCTTCATCCTCCCAACCAGAGCGACTTCCAATTGGCAACACTATTCAGCCCTCTCAGGCCGCCACTTTCATGAATGATGCCATTGAGAAGGCAAGGAAAGCAGCTGAACTACAAGCCCGCATCCAGGCCCAGCTGGCACTGAAGCCAGGTCTCATCGGCAATGCCAACATGGTGGGCCTGGCCAATCTCCATGCTATGGGCATTGCTCCCCC GAAGGTGGAGTTAAAAGATCAAACTAAACCTACACCACTGATTCTTGATGAACAAGGTCGAACTGTAGATGCAACAGGCAAGGAAATTGAGCTGACACACAGAATGCCTACTCTGAAGGCCAATATTCGGGCTGTGAAGAGAGAACAATTCAAGCAGCAGCTAAAAGAAAAGCCATCAGAAGACATGGAATCTAATACCTTTTTTGATCCACGAGTCTCTATTGCCCCTTCCCAGCGCCAGAGACGCACTTTTAAATTCCATGACAAGGGCAAATTTGAAAAGATTGCCCAACGATTACGGACAAAG GCTCAACTAGAGAAGCTGCAGGCAGAGATCTCACAGGCTGCTCGAAAAACAGGCATTCATACTTCAACTAGACTGGCCCTCATTGCTCCTAAGAAGGAATTGAAGGAAGGTGACATCCCTGAAATTGAGTGGTGGGACTCTTACATCATTCCCAATGGCTTTGACCT TACAGAGGAAAATCCCAAGAGAGAAGATTATTTTGGAATCACAAATCTTGTTGAACATCCAGCCCAGCTCAACCCTCCAG TTGACAATGACACACCAGTTACTCTGGGAGTATATCTGACCAAGAAGGAACAGAAGAAACTTCGAAGGCAAACGAGGAGGGAAGCACAGAAGGAGCTACAAGAGAAAGTCAGGCTGGGCCTGATGCCTCCTCCAGAACCCAAAG TGAGAATTTCAAATCTGATGCGAGTATTAGGAACAGAAGCTGTTCAAGACCCCACGAAGGTAGAAGCCCATGTCAGAGCTCAGATGGCAAAAAGACAGAA AGCGCATGAAGAGGCCAATGCTGCCCGAAAACTTACAGCAGAACAGAGAAaggtcaagaaaattaaaaagcttaAAGAAGACATTTCACAGGGGGTACACATATCTGTATATAG agttcGAAATTTGAGCAACCCAGCCAAGAAGTTCAAGATTGAGGCCAATGCGGGGCAGCTGTACCTGACAGGGGTGGTGGTACTGCACAAGGATGTCAACGTGGTAGTAGTGGAAGGGG GCCCCAAGGCCCAGAAGAAATTTAAGCGTCTCATGCTGCATCGGATAAAGTGGGATGAACAAACATCTAATACAAAGGGAGATG ATGATGAGGAATCTGATGAGGAAGCTGTGAAGAAAACCAACAAATGTGTACTAGTCTGGGAG GGTACAGCCAAAGACCGGAGCTTTGGGGAGATGAAGTTCAAACAGTGCCCTACAGAGAACATGGCTCGGGAGCATTTCAAAAAGCATGGGGCTGAGCACTACTGGGACCTTGCGCTGAGTGAATCTGTGTTGGAGTCCACCGACTGA
- the PRPF3 gene encoding U4/U6 small nuclear ribonucleoprotein Prp3 isoform X1, whose amino-acid sequence MLEGKDVLKHLEKLTPRSNPDVWHFWEEVNLELRCSIESCFELSSFSQRMALSKRELDELKPWIEKTVKRVLGFSEPTVVTAALNCVGKGMDKKKAADHLKPFLDDSTLRFVDKLFEAVEEGRSSRHSKSSSDRSRKRELKEVFGDDSEISKESSGVKKRRIPRFEEVEEEPEVIPGPPSESPGMLTKLQIKQMMEAATRQIEERKKQLSFISPPTPQPKTPSSSQPERLPIGNTIQPSQAATFMNDAIEKARKAAELQARIQAQLALKPGLIGNANMVGLANLHAMGIAPPKVELKDQTKPTPLILDEQGRTVDATGKEIELTHRMPTLKANIRAVKREQFKQQLKEKPSEDMESNTFFDPRVSIAPSQRQRRTFKFHDKGKFEKIAQRLRTKAQLEKLQAEISQAARKTGIHTSTRLALIAPKKELKEGDIPEIEWWDSYIIPNGFDLTEENPKREDYFGITNLVEHPAQLNPPVDNDTPVTLGVYLTKKEQKKLRRQTRREAQKELQEKVRLGLMPPPEPKVRISNLMRVLGTEAVQDPTKVEAHVRAQMAKRQKAHEEANAARKLTAEQRKVKKIKKLKEDISQGVHISVYRVRNLSNPAKKFKIEANAGQLYLTGVVVLHKDVNVVVVEGGPKAQKKFKRLMLHRIKWDEQTSNTKGDDDEESDEEAVKKTNKCVLVWEGTAKDRSFGEMKFKQCPTENMAREHFKKHGAEHYWDLALSESVLESTD is encoded by the exons GGAAAAGATGTCTTAAAACATCTTGAAAAATTGACACCCAGATCGAACCCTGATGTGTGGCACTTCTGGGAGGAGGTTAACTTGGAATTGAG GTGCAGTATTGAATCCTGTTTTGAGCTATCCTCCTTTTCCCAAAGAATGGCGCTATCTAAGAGGGAGCTGGATGAACTGAAACCATGGATAGAGAAGACAGTGAAGAGGGTGCTGGGTTTCTCAGAGCCCACAGTGGTCACAGCAGCACTGAACTGTGTGGGGAAGGGCATGGACAAGAAGAAAGCAGCTG ACCATCTGAAACCTTTTCTTGATGATTCTACTCTCCGATTTGTGGACAAACTGTTTGAAGCTGTGGAGGAAGGCCGAAGCTCTAGGCATTCCAAGTCCAGCAGTGACCGGAGCAGGAAACGAGAGCTAAAG GAAGTGTTTGGTGATGACTCTGAGATCTCCAAGGAATCATCAGGAGTAAAGAAGCGACGGATACCTCGTTTTGAGGAGGTAGAAGAGGAGCCAGAAGTGATCCCTGGGCCTCCCTCagagagtcctggcatgctgaCTAAGCTCCAG ATCAAACAGATGATGGAAGCAGCAACACGGCAAAttgaggaaaggaaaaagcaacTGAGCTTCATTAGCCCCCCTACACCTCAG CCAAAGACTCCTTCATCCTCCCAACCAGAGCGACTTCCAATTGGCAACACTATTCAGCCCTCTCAGGCCGCCACTTTCATGAATGATGCCATTGAGAAGGCAAGGAAAGCAGCTGAACTACAAGCCCGCATCCAGGCCCAGCTGGCACTGAAGCCAGGTCTCATCGGCAATGCCAACATGGTGGGCCTGGCCAATCTCCATGCTATGGGCATTGCTCCCCC GAAGGTGGAGTTAAAAGATCAAACTAAACCTACACCACTGATTCTTGATGAACAAGGTCGAACTGTAGATGCAACAGGCAAGGAAATTGAGCTGACACACAGAATGCCTACTCTGAAGGCCAATATTCGGGCTGTGAAGAGAGAACAATTCAAGCAGCAGCTAAAAGAAAAGCCATCAGAAGACATGGAATCTAATACCTTTTTTGATCCACGAGTCTCTATTGCCCCTTCCCAGCGCCAGAGACGCACTTTTAAATTCCATGACAAGGGCAAATTTGAAAAGATTGCCCAACGATTACGGACAAAG GCTCAACTAGAGAAGCTGCAGGCAGAGATCTCACAGGCTGCTCGAAAAACAGGCATTCATACTTCAACTAGACTGGCCCTCATTGCTCCTAAGAAGGAATTGAAGGAAGGTGACATCCCTGAAATTGAGTGGTGGGACTCTTACATCATTCCCAATGGCTTTGACCT TACAGAGGAAAATCCCAAGAGAGAAGATTATTTTGGAATCACAAATCTTGTTGAACATCCAGCCCAGCTCAACCCTCCAG TTGACAATGACACACCAGTTACTCTGGGAGTATATCTGACCAAGAAGGAACAGAAGAAACTTCGAAGGCAAACGAGGAGGGAAGCACAGAAGGAGCTACAAGAGAAAGTCAGGCTGGGCCTGATGCCTCCTCCAGAACCCAAAG TGAGAATTTCAAATCTGATGCGAGTATTAGGAACAGAAGCTGTTCAAGACCCCACGAAGGTAGAAGCCCATGTCAGAGCTCAGATGGCAAAAAGACAGAA AGCGCATGAAGAGGCCAATGCTGCCCGAAAACTTACAGCAGAACAGAGAAaggtcaagaaaattaaaaagcttaAAGAAGACATTTCACAGGGGGTACACATATCTGTATATAG agttcGAAATTTGAGCAACCCAGCCAAGAAGTTCAAGATTGAGGCCAATGCGGGGCAGCTGTACCTGACAGGGGTGGTGGTACTGCACAAGGATGTCAACGTGGTAGTAGTGGAAGGGG GCCCCAAGGCCCAGAAGAAATTTAAGCGTCTCATGCTGCATCGGATAAAGTGGGATGAACAAACATCTAATACAAAGGGAGATG ATGATGAGGAATCTGATGAGGAAGCTGTGAAGAAAACCAACAAATGTGTACTAGTCTGGGAG GGTACAGCCAAAGACCGGAGCTTTGGGGAGATGAAGTTCAAACAGTGCCCTACAGAGAACATGGCTCGGGAGCATTTCAAAAAGCATGGGGCTGAGCACTACTGGGACCTTGCGCTGAGTGAATCTGTGTTGGAGTCCACCGACTGA